The following are encoded together in the Panicum virgatum strain AP13 chromosome 6K, P.virgatum_v5, whole genome shotgun sequence genome:
- the LOC120711551 gene encoding zealexin A1 synthase-like — MEDHQHCLYLVLALVSLLVILLAKRRRSAAAPEHGLRLPPGPWQLPIIGSLHHMIGKLPHHAMRDLARRHGPLMLLQLGEVPTLVVSSREAAREVMRTHDAVFATRPMSPTMRALTDGGRGIIMAPYGAHWRQLRRITITKLLSARRVNSFRAVREEEAAVMLRVCAAAAAESRAVNMRERLSELITDTTMRAAMGDRIKDREVLLRALDEAIVLAAGFNPADLWPSSRIVSWLSSAVRRSEEIRQTSFGILDEIIKDHLERMERGDGGEVEDLLDVLLKVQKDGELPIPLDTDVIKVAITDIFAGSETTAPTLEWAMAELVQNPKVMERATAEVRRAFAAHGSVREEKLVEAGLQYLPLVIRETLRLHTPLPFLIPQACQEPCRVLGYDVPQGITVMVNAWALGRDERYWPGDPDAFRPERFEAGGGSAADFKGTDYELLPFGAGRRMCPGLGFGLANMELALASLLFHFDWEVPGGAKLDMTEAFGITAHRKSRLLLRPILRVPVPGV, encoded by the exons ATGGAAGACCACCAGCACTGCCTCTACCTCGTATTAGCTCTCGTCTCGCTGCTCGTCATCTTGCTCGCCAAgcgccggcgctccgccgcggcgcccgagCACGGCCTGCGGCTGCCACCGGGGCCATGGCAGCTGCCAATCATCGGCAGCCTGCACCACATGATCGGCAAGCTCCCGCACCACGCGATGCGTGACCTCGCGCGGCGCCACGGGCCGCTCATGCTGCTCCAGCTCGGCGAGGTGCCCACGCTGGTGGTGTCGTcccgggaggcggcgcgggaggtgaTGAGGACGCACGACGCGGTGTTCGCGACACGGCCGATGAGCCCCACCATGCGGGCGCTCACCGACGGCGGCCGGGGGATCATCATGGCGCCCTACGGGGCCCACTGGCGGCAGCTCCGCCGGATCACCATCACCAAGCTCCTCAGCGCGCGCCGCGTCAACTCCTTCCGCGCCGtccgcgaggaggaggccgccgtcATGCTGCGcgtgtgcgccgccgcggcggcggagtctCGCGCCGTGAACATGCGCGAGCGGCTGTCCGAGCTCATCACGGACACCACGATGCGCGCCGCGATGGGCGACCGGATCAAGGACCGCGAGGTCTTGCTGCGGGCGCTCGACGAAGCCATCGTGCTCGCCGCCGGGTTCAACCCAGCCGACCTGTGGCCGTCATCCCGGATCGTCAGCTGGCTCAGCAGCGCCGTGCGCCGCAGCGAGGAGATCCGTCAAACCTCGTTCGGGATCCTCGACGAAATCATCAAGGACCACCTGGAGAGGATGGagcgtggcgacggcggcgaggtcgaagACCTCCTCGACGTGCTGCTAAAGGTACAGAAGGATGGTGAGCTGCCGATCCCCCTCGACACAGACGTCATCAAAGTCGCCATCACT GACATCTTCGCCGGCAGCGAGACGACAGCGCCGACGCTGGAgtgggccatggcggagctcgtCCAGAACCCCAAGGTCATGGagcgggcgacggcggaggtGCGACGCGCCTTCGCCGCGCACGGGTCGGTGCGGGAGGAGAAGCTCGTGGAGGCGGGGCTCCAGTACCTGCCCCTCGTCATCCGCGAGACGCTCCGGCTGCACACGCCACTGCCGTTCCTGATCCCGCAGGCGTGCCAGGAACCCTGCCGCGTGCTGGGCTACGACGTGCCGCAGGGCATCACGGTGATGGTGAACGCCTGGGCGCTGGGCCGCGACGAGCGCTACTGGCCGGGGGACCCCGACGCGTTCCGGCCGGAGCGgttcgaggccggcggcggaagCGCGGCGGATTTCAAGGGCACCGACTACGAGCTCCTGCCGTTCGGGGCCGGGCGGAGGATGTGCCCTGGCCTGGGGTTTGGGCTGGCCAACATGGAGCTCGCGCTCGCCAGCCTCCTCTTCCACTTCGACTGGGAGGTGCCCGGCGGCGCCAAGCTCGACATGACCGAGGCGTTCGGCATCACCGCGCACCGGAAATCCAGGCTCCTGCTCCGCCCCATCCTTCGCGTTCCTGTGCCAGGCGTCTAG